From Oncorhynchus mykiss isolate Arlee chromosome 25, USDA_OmykA_1.1, whole genome shotgun sequence, a single genomic window includes:
- the LOC110505677 gene encoding COMM domain-containing protein 8 isoform X2 has protein sequence MVHLLAKLLPEECPKLLHRVVDSVCGRESPRMADYGDMWTLVEWMEVLDSLSSLFRLAVGKNTPDEEYEVLASLADVGRGYGEAVLTVLRARREEICQALVERTNNVSSSTLQDFDWHIKLALASDKISSLQTPLLNLSLDVKENGALKPVSVEMNREELQTLISSMEAANKVVLQLK, from the exons ATGGTACATTTGCTTGCCAAATTACTCCCTGAAGAATGTCCAAAA CTATTACACAGGGTGGTGGATAGTGTATGTGGGCGGGAGTCCCCTCGGATGGCAGACTATGGTGACATGTGGACCCTTGTAGAATGGATGGAGGTCCTcgactccctctcttctctgttccgGCTCGCCGTCGGTAAGAACACCCCAGACGAAGAG tacgag GTGCTGGCATCGTTGGCAGACGTGGGCCGGGGGTACGGGGAGGCTGTGCTGACCGTCCTGAGGGCCAGACGGGAGGAGATCTGCCAGGCGCTGGTGGAGAGGACCAATAACGTGTCTAGCTCCACCCTCCAGGACTTTGACTGGCATATAAAG CTGGCATTGGCCAGCGATAAGATCTCGTCTCTCCAGACCCCTCTACTCAACCTCAGTTTGGACGTGAAGGAGAACGGGGCCCTGAAGCCTGTGTCTGTCGAGATGAACCGAGAGGAATTACAAACACTCATCAGCTCAATGGAGGCTGCCAATAAG GTGGTACTACAGCTGAAGTGA
- the LOC110505677 gene encoding COMM domain-containing protein 8 isoform X1: MVHLLAKLLPEECPKLLHRVVDSVCGRESPRMADYGDMWTLVEWMEVLDSLSSLFRLAVGKNTPDEEVSQESVLASLADVGRGYGEAVLTVLRARREEICQALVERTNNVSSSTLQDFDWHIKLALASDKISSLQTPLLNLSLDVKENGALKPVSVEMNREELQTLISSMEAANKVVLQLK; this comes from the exons ATGGTACATTTGCTTGCCAAATTACTCCCTGAAGAATGTCCAAAA CTATTACACAGGGTGGTGGATAGTGTATGTGGGCGGGAGTCCCCTCGGATGGCAGACTATGGTGACATGTGGACCCTTGTAGAATGGATGGAGGTCCTcgactccctctcttctctgttccgGCTCGCCGTCGGTAAGAACACCCCAGACGAAGAGGTGAGCCAGGAGTCA GTGCTGGCATCGTTGGCAGACGTGGGCCGGGGGTACGGGGAGGCTGTGCTGACCGTCCTGAGGGCCAGACGGGAGGAGATCTGCCAGGCGCTGGTGGAGAGGACCAATAACGTGTCTAGCTCCACCCTCCAGGACTTTGACTGGCATATAAAG CTGGCATTGGCCAGCGATAAGATCTCGTCTCTCCAGACCCCTCTACTCAACCTCAGTTTGGACGTGAAGGAGAACGGGGCCCTGAAGCCTGTGTCTGTCGAGATGAACCGAGAGGAATTACAAACACTCATCAGCTCAATGGAGGCTGCCAATAAG GTGGTACTACAGCTGAAGTGA
- the LOC110505677 gene encoding COMM domain-containing protein 8 isoform X4, producing MADYGDMWTLVEWMEVLDSLSSLFRLAVGKNTPDEEVSQESVLASLADVGRGYGEAVLTVLRARREEICQALVERTNNVSSSTLQDFDWHIKLALASDKISSLQTPLLNLSLDVKENGALKPVSVEMNREELQTLISSMEAANKVVLQLK from the exons ATGGCAGACTATGGTGACATGTGGACCCTTGTAGAATGGATGGAGGTCCTcgactccctctcttctctgttccgGCTCGCCGTCGGTAAGAACACCCCAGACGAAGAGGTGAGCCAGGAGTCA GTGCTGGCATCGTTGGCAGACGTGGGCCGGGGGTACGGGGAGGCTGTGCTGACCGTCCTGAGGGCCAGACGGGAGGAGATCTGCCAGGCGCTGGTGGAGAGGACCAATAACGTGTCTAGCTCCACCCTCCAGGACTTTGACTGGCATATAAAG CTGGCATTGGCCAGCGATAAGATCTCGTCTCTCCAGACCCCTCTACTCAACCTCAGTTTGGACGTGAAGGAGAACGGGGCCCTGAAGCCTGTGTCTGTCGAGATGAACCGAGAGGAATTACAAACACTCATCAGCTCAATGGAGGCTGCCAATAAG GTGGTACTACAGCTGAAGTGA
- the LOC110505677 gene encoding COMM domain-containing protein 8 isoform X3: MVHLLAKLLPEECPKLLHRVVDSVCGRESPRMADYGDMWTLVEWMEVLDSLSSLFRLAVGKNTPDEEVLASLADVGRGYGEAVLTVLRARREEICQALVERTNNVSSSTLQDFDWHIKLALASDKISSLQTPLLNLSLDVKENGALKPVSVEMNREELQTLISSMEAANKVVLQLK, encoded by the exons ATGGTACATTTGCTTGCCAAATTACTCCCTGAAGAATGTCCAAAA CTATTACACAGGGTGGTGGATAGTGTATGTGGGCGGGAGTCCCCTCGGATGGCAGACTATGGTGACATGTGGACCCTTGTAGAATGGATGGAGGTCCTcgactccctctcttctctgttccgGCTCGCCGTCGGTAAGAACACCCCAGACGAAGAG GTGCTGGCATCGTTGGCAGACGTGGGCCGGGGGTACGGGGAGGCTGTGCTGACCGTCCTGAGGGCCAGACGGGAGGAGATCTGCCAGGCGCTGGTGGAGAGGACCAATAACGTGTCTAGCTCCACCCTCCAGGACTTTGACTGGCATATAAAG CTGGCATTGGCCAGCGATAAGATCTCGTCTCTCCAGACCCCTCTACTCAACCTCAGTTTGGACGTGAAGGAGAACGGGGCCCTGAAGCCTGTGTCTGTCGAGATGAACCGAGAGGAATTACAAACACTCATCAGCTCAATGGAGGCTGCCAATAAG GTGGTACTACAGCTGAAGTGA